The nucleotide window GGAGACAGAGCTTAGCGACGTGGATATACTCGTCGAGTTTGAACGGCCCATCGGCTGGGAGATAGTCGATCTCAAGGACTACCTCGAATCCCTGCTTGGAGTCAAAGTGGATCTGATAACAAAAAGTGCAGCTATGAGCAGAAATCGCTTCTGGGAGCACATAAAGGGGGACCTCGTTTATGTCTAAAGAGAAAATGGTAAAAGAGCTCTGCTAAGCTCACTCCCCAAAAATCAGCTCCCTGAGCTTCTCCGGTAGCTCTTCAATCTTCACCCTCATCTGCTCCCTCGTGTCGCGGTCACGGATCGTAACGGTGTTGTCCTCGGGCGTCTGGTTGTCTATTGTGACGCAGTAGGGCGTTCCTATCTCGTCGTAGCGGATGTATCTCCTCCCGACGGTGTCCTTCTCGTCGTAGACCGCTATGAAGCCCGCCTTCTGGAGCGCCCTGAATACGTCGTAGGCTATGCTCTTCAGCGGCTCCTTCGCAACGAGGGGCAGAACCGCGACCTCGATCGGCGCCATATCCTTCTTCAGTTTGAGGTATGTTCTGTCCTCCTCGATTACAAGGCTGTTCTCAAGGAGCAGGTAGAACGGCCTGTCTATTCCAAAGCTTGGCTCAAGGACGTGGGGCACTATCTTTTCTCCGGTGATCTTTTCTTCTACTTCCCTGACTATGAAGTCGTCCTTCTCAAGCTCGTAGCCCTCGATGATAGCCTTTCCGTCCCTTTCGAGGACTTCAACCAGCTCACGCTTCTTCTCCTCGTCCCAGCCCTGGATGAGGTCGTTTATCCTCTTGGCGTCCTTCTTCAGCTTGGGACCAACCTTCTTCATGTTGAGGCTTACTTTGAGGTGCTTGACTATCCTGGGCTCATCGTAGTGTATGAGGACGGTTAAATCTGCCCCGCTCATCTTCAGATGCTTGCTGAGGTCGTAGTCTCCCCTGTTGGCTATCCCAACGCACTCCACCCAGCCAAAGCGCTCGCTGTGTATCTCGGCGTCCCATGTGTCGCGCGAATAGTGAGCGCGCTCCTCGGGCAGCTGCTGGCGGAAGCGTATCTTATCCTCGGGGATGCCGATATCGAGGAGGACGCGCTTGACCATGACCATGTAGTAGGCGAAGAAGGTGTTCATGATGTAGCCCTTCTCCACGGCCTCCAGCGCAGTCATCTCAATCGTACCGAGGTTCTTGAGCTGGTGCTCTATTGGATAGAGGCGCAGAACCTCGTCTTTGACCTCGTCAAAGTGAGGATGGGCAGTCTCCTTCGGGTTGAAGAATATCTCCGCTTCAGCCTGCGTGAACTCCCTCAGCCTTAACATCCCCTGCCTCGGTGAAATCTCGTTGCGGTATGCTTTACCTATCTGGAATACGCCGAAGGGGAGCCTGTTCCTGGCGAAAGCGTTCAGTCTTTTGAAGTTCACAAAGATGCCCTGGGCGGTTTCTGGCCTCAGATAGCCCTTCTGGTCGCCGTAGGGGCCGATTTTGGTCTCGAACATGAGGTTGAAGTACCAGACATCGGAAAGCTCGCCGCCGCACTCGGGGCAGCGGATGTCGTGCTCGCGGATGAGTTCAGTTAGGTGCTCGGCGCTCATGCCCTCTGTGTCTATGCCGAGGGCTTCTTCAACAAGGTGGTCTGCCCTAAAGCGCGCACCGCACTTCTTACACTCAACCAGCGGGTCGACGAACTTGTCAACGTGACCGCTCGCTATGAAGACCCTCTCAGGGGTTATATCCGGTGTTTCCAGCTCGAAAAAGCCCTCCCTCTGGAAGGCCTCGCGTATCTTCCGCTCGATTTTCCTCTTTATCGTCGCACCAAGCGGACCGTAATCATAAAAACCTCTCGCACCACCGTAGATTTCAAAGCTCCCCCAGGCAAAGCCTCTCCTCCTCATCAAGTCCTGAAGAATCTCGTATCTGTCGGGCTTCTCTCCCATTACTCACCACCTGAAACTGGAGTAAGGCCATTTCATAAAAAGCTTTTGGAACGGGAATCGTCGGAGTGGCAATGAAAAAAGACTGAGGGAAGTTAGTCCCTCTCCAGTAGGAGGACACTAACTGGGGGCACCTCAACGGGGCCTGACACGGTAATTCCAGTGTAGTTCTCAGGCCAGACGATCCTCCACTTCCCAGGGGGAAGCTCAAGCTGAGAAGGTTTCTTCCAGCTGTTTGCCACGACGAGAACCTCATCGTTGTGCCCCCTGAAGAAGGCCATCATACCTCCCTTAGCAGTGTAGAACCTTATGACACTGCTCCTCAGGGCGGGAACTCTCTTCCTGAGCTCTGCCAGCGCCCTGTAGTGGTTCAGCACGTCCTCGTTCACCTGATCCCACCCTATCGGATAGCGATGCTCGTCGTAGTGGTTCTTGTCGCCCAGCAGGCCCCTCTCGTCGCCCTGGAAGGTCACTGGAGTCCCAGGAAGCGAGTAGAGGATGCTCGAAAGCAGTTTGAGCCGCTGGATAGATTCGTTGGTGGGTTCATCTCCAAAGCTCCCGCCGCCGAGGTCGGTGAGGACCCTCGACGTGTCGTGGGAATCAACGAGATTGAAGCCCATCGCGACGACGTTTTCACCGTACGCGGCATAGTACCTGCCCATCATCTTCATTGCGGCTTCACCGCTCAGGTAGCCCCTTGCGTAGTTCAGGAGAATGTCCCTTCCGAGGGCGTAGTTCATGAGCGAGTCAAAGCGGTCTCCCTTGACCCACTCAGGCGAGAGCGTCCATATCTCGCCGATTAGGTATGCATCAGGGTGCTTCTCTTTTACCCGCTCCCTCAGCTCGGAGAAGAAGGTACCGGGATCGAGAACCTCGTTTGGCACATCCACTCTTATCCCGTCGAAGCCAAAGTCGAGCCAGTATAGGGCGGCACCAATGAGATACTCTCTCACCTCTGGATTCGTCGTGTTGAGCTTTGGCAAACTGCCAATTCCCCACCAGCCGACGTATGCCTCCCCATCGCCCAGCTTAAATGGCCATTTCTTTATGAAGAACCAGTCCCAGTAGGGGCTTTGCTTTCCGTTCTTCCAGACATCAAGGAATGCAGGGTTGCCAATCCCGCAGTGGTTGGGCACGAAGTCGAAGATGACCCTTATGCCGCGCTTGTGGGCCTCATTGAGGAACTCCCTGAGGTCTTCCTCCGTCCCGAACTTCGGATCCAGTCTGTAGTAGTCGTAGGTGTCGTAGCCATGGGCGCTCCCGGAGAGAAAGATGGGATTGAGGTAGATTATCGTGACGCCCAGGCTCTGAAGGTAGTCGAGCTTTTTGGTTATTCCATTTATGTCCCCGCCGAAGTACTGGTGGCAGCAGTGGAGGGGAGTTATCGGGTCGCTCCAGTTGGAGAGTATTGGTCTCCCGGGGTTGACCTGGTTGAGGAGAAGCTCGTCGTGGTCCAGCGCCAGGGCGTCGTTGCTCTCGTTACCGTTGTTGAACCTGTCGGGGAATATCTGGTAGGCTATCCCGTTGCTCACCCACTCCAGCTGAGGAAACCTATCAACGCCGTCGAAGCTGAAGAACGGGCTCTCGCTTGTGTTAAGGACGAGAAACATCCCACCGTCGGTAGAATTTACGGCGATGTAATACCTCATTGGTTCAACGAACGGCACCTCGGCGCGCCACACCTCCCCAGAGTCCCACCATACCTGAAGCTCCATAGTGTAGTTTCCTCTGTCGGTCACAAGGACGGCCGAGTTTACGGCATTCCTCTTTGCCTCGAACCTCACAACCGTCCTGTTGTCGGCAACGCTCAGGTAGGCCGGGTCGCCGGGATCAAAGTCAAGGTAAAAGCTCTCCTTCCCCTCAACGACCCTGACCGCGTTCTTCCCGCCGTAGCCGTCATCGGCATATCCATCGGCGTCCGGATCGTAGGGCTTTCCTGTGCCATCATCTGGCATGTCTTTGACCCACTGGCCGTTGATAAAGTACTTGTACTCGTACTTCCCGGGCCTGAGGCAGACCGTTGTGCTCCAGGTCCCGTTCTCCTCTTTCATTAACAACTCATCCCAGTTGTTGAAACTCCCGCGCAGACTGACTAACTTTACTGTCTCGTTCCTAGGATAATAGGTAAACCGCACGGGAACCATTCCGGTTGGACATGACTTGCCGAGGCCGGTGTAGATGGCCCTGTAGTTGCCCTCCGGCAGTCTGAACTCACCCTTTGGAGAAGGGGAATATGTGGATGTTGAAGTGAGCACCGGAGAAGTGGCTGTCGTGGGAACCGAGCTTGAAGTCGTGCCCGTTTGGTTCTGGGTTTCACCCGAGATGCATCCGCTCAGTATGGCGGTTAGGAGTATGAGAATCAGAGGCAGGCCACCTTTTTTCATGGAACCACCATAGTCACCCTTGGTGATACATAGTTATATGGTTTTCCACAGGAGGTGTGTTCCCGGAACCCCAGCGAAAAGCACGGGGAAAGAGTTATAAACCGTTTCCCTCGTTATCGTTACGAGCTTTGATTATTTGGAGGTGCGTGAAAATGGCGGAAAGACCACTCGACGTTATCCACAAGTCCCTCGACAAGGATGTCCTCGTGCTCCTCAAGAGGGGTTCGGAGTTCAGGGGCAGGCTCATCGGTTACGACATCCACCTGAACGTCGTCCTTGCGGACGCTGCCCTCATCCAGGAGGGCGAGGAAGTTAAGAGGTACGGTAAAATCGTCATCAGGGGAGACAACGTTCTCGCCATCTCCCCGGTTGAGCTTGAGTGAAGTCGTGGCTTAGCGAGGTGATACCATGGGAGCGGGAACCGAACCAAAGGGCAGGAGGAACCACACTCCAACTCACATTAGATGCAGGCGCTGCGGAAGGCGCGCCTTCAACGTCCAGAAGGGCTACTGCGCCGCTTGTGGCTTCGGCAGGAGCAGGCGCATGAGGAAGTACAGCTGGTCCCACAAGTGGAGGAAGAAGAGGAACCTCGCCTACTGAACCTTTTTATTTTCCCCTTCTGCATCTTCAGGTTCACCGCAACTCTTATTAACTTAAATGCCATTCTGTTCGTTTAGAGGGACGTCTTAATGTTGCACTTCAACGAGGAGCAGAGAAGGCTCTGGAAGCTTGCCTGGCCCGCAATCATGGGCAACATATCCCAGACGCTTCTCAACCTAGTGGACATGATGATGGTCGGCCAGCTCGGGGCTTTGGCCTTAGCCGCTGTCGGCCTCGGCGGCCAGGTCAGCTGGTTCATGATGCCCATTATGGCTGCCGTAGCCACGGGAACCCTCGCGCTGGTGGCGAGGTTTGTTGGAGCCAAAGACGAGGAGAACGCAACCTTAGCTTTGGAGCAGAGCCTCTACCTGGCGTTCCTCCTTGGAATCCCCGTTATGCTCTTCGGCTGGTTCCTTGGGGATGACATCCTGAGGATAATGGGCGCTAAGCCGGACGTAGTTGCTCTGGGCTACGAGTACATCAAGGTAATCTTTGCCTTCTATCCCATTCGATTCGCCGGCTTTACGGCCTTCTCGGCCCTCAGAGGGGCTGGAGACACAAAGACCCCCATGAAGCTCGGCATCCTTATGAACGTGGTAAACGCGGTTCTCGATTACCTCCTCATATTCGGAAAGCTCGGTTTCCCACAGCTCGGCCCCGTTGGAGCGGCCTGGGCGTCGGGAATAGGAATCACCACCTCGTTCCTCCTCGGCCTCTACCTCCTCTGGAGCGGAAAGCTGGTGCTGAGGTTCCGGCCGAGCTGGAGCTTCCACCCCGAGATGGCGAGCAGAATCCTCCGCATCGGTGTGCCGACGATGATCGAGCGCGGCATCTTCAGCTTCTACAACTTCCTCTATATGAGCATCGTTACGCGTTTTGGAACCGTGGCCCTTGCCTCCCATCAGGTTGGTCTCCGCGTCGAGAGCATAGCGTACATGCCCGCCTTCGGCTTCAACGTGGCGACATCAGCTTTAGTCGGTCAGAGCCTCGGCGAAGGAAAACCAGAAAAGGCTGAAAAGACCGTCTATGAGGCGCTCAAGATGGTGGGCCTGTTTATGAGCGTCATGGCGGCTGTCCTGATAATATTCCCGCGCTACCTTGTCATGCCCTTCATAAGCCCGAGCGACCCGAACTACGGCGAGGTCATGAGGCTTGCCAGCATATACCTCATAATAGTCGGAATAAGCGAAATTCCCCTCGGATGGCTCTTCGTCCTCGGAGGCGCACTGAGGGGAGCCGGCGATACTAAAACGCCGATGTACATCACAGCGGTCAGCAAGCTCCTCTTCCGCATAGTGCCGGCATACATCCTCGGCTTTGGCTTTTCAATCGGGCCGGTGCAGTTTGAGGGCCTTGGGGTCATCGCCGCGTGGATAGCCATGAGCCTTGAAACCTTCACCACCGCGGGGCTGTTCTGGTGGGCATTCAAGCGAGGCAAGTGGAAGTACGTGAAGGTATGACGACAACGTTTATATCCTTGTAATGCGTTTCTGTAAACGGTGGTTGTATGGCGGTCATAAGCGTTCGCGTCCCGGACGAGCTAAAGGAGAAGATGAAGAAGTACGACATCAACTGGAGCGAGGAGATACGGCGGTTCATAGCTTCGAGAATAAGCAAGGAGGAGAAGAGAAGAACCGTTGAGATGATGCACGAGTTACTCGCTGGGGGAATCCCCGCTAAGG belongs to Thermococcus camini and includes:
- the vapB gene encoding type II toxin-antitoxin system VapB family antitoxin, which gives rise to MAVISVRVPDELKEKMKKYDINWSEEIRRFIASRISKEEKRRTVEMMHELLAGGIPAKEGTAKRYVREDRDGN
- a CDS encoding LSm family protein, encoding MAERPLDVIHKSLDKDVLVLLKRGSEFRGRLIGYDIHLNVVLADAALIQEGEEVKRYGKIVIRGDNVLAISPVELE
- the glyS gene encoding glycine--tRNA ligase; the encoded protein is MGEKPDRYEILQDLMRRRGFAWGSFEIYGGARGFYDYGPLGATIKRKIERKIREAFQREGFFELETPDITPERVFIASGHVDKFVDPLVECKKCGARFRADHLVEEALGIDTEGMSAEHLTELIREHDIRCPECGGELSDVWYFNLMFETKIGPYGDQKGYLRPETAQGIFVNFKRLNAFARNRLPFGVFQIGKAYRNEISPRQGMLRLREFTQAEAEIFFNPKETAHPHFDEVKDEVLRLYPIEHQLKNLGTIEMTALEAVEKGYIMNTFFAYYMVMVKRVLLDIGIPEDKIRFRQQLPEERAHYSRDTWDAEIHSERFGWVECVGIANRGDYDLSKHLKMSGADLTVLIHYDEPRIVKHLKVSLNMKKVGPKLKKDAKRINDLIQGWDEEKKRELVEVLERDGKAIIEGYELEKDDFIVREVEEKITGEKIVPHVLEPSFGIDRPFYLLLENSLVIEEDRTYLKLKKDMAPIEVAVLPLVAKEPLKSIAYDVFRALQKAGFIAVYDEKDTVGRRYIRYDEIGTPYCVTIDNQTPEDNTVTIRDRDTREQMRVKIEELPEKLRELIFGE
- a CDS encoding MATE family efflux transporter, with product MLHFNEEQRRLWKLAWPAIMGNISQTLLNLVDMMMVGQLGALALAAVGLGGQVSWFMMPIMAAVATGTLALVARFVGAKDEENATLALEQSLYLAFLLGIPVMLFGWFLGDDILRIMGAKPDVVALGYEYIKVIFAFYPIRFAGFTAFSALRGAGDTKTPMKLGILMNVVNAVLDYLLIFGKLGFPQLGPVGAAWASGIGITTSFLLGLYLLWSGKLVLRFRPSWSFHPEMASRILRIGVPTMIERGIFSFYNFLYMSIVTRFGTVALASHQVGLRVESIAYMPAFGFNVATSALVGQSLGEGKPEKAEKTVYEALKMVGLFMSVMAAVLIIFPRYLVMPFISPSDPNYGEVMRLASIYLIIVGISEIPLGWLFVLGGALRGAGDTKTPMYITAVSKLLFRIVPAYILGFGFSIGPVQFEGLGVIAAWIAMSLETFTTAGLFWWAFKRGKWKYVKV
- a CDS encoding nucleotidyltransferase family protein, whose translation is MTGITLSEVESILRTHKEDLRRRFGVSSIAIFGSYARGEETELSDVDILVEFERPIGWEIVDLKDYLESLLGVKVDLITKSAAMSRNRFWEHIKGDLVYV
- a CDS encoding alpha-amylase family glycosyl hydrolase, with the translated sequence MKKGGLPLILILLTAILSGCISGETQNQTGTTSSSVPTTATSPVLTSTSTYSPSPKGEFRLPEGNYRAIYTGLGKSCPTGMVPVRFTYYPRNETVKLVSLRGSFNNWDELLMKEENGTWSTTVCLRPGKYEYKYFINGQWVKDMPDDGTGKPYDPDADGYADDGYGGKNAVRVVEGKESFYLDFDPGDPAYLSVADNRTVVRFEAKRNAVNSAVLVTDRGNYTMELQVWWDSGEVWRAEVPFVEPMRYYIAVNSTDGGMFLVLNTSESPFFSFDGVDRFPQLEWVSNGIAYQIFPDRFNNGNESNDALALDHDELLLNQVNPGRPILSNWSDPITPLHCCHQYFGGDINGITKKLDYLQSLGVTIIYLNPIFLSGSAHGYDTYDYYRLDPKFGTEEDLREFLNEAHKRGIRVIFDFVPNHCGIGNPAFLDVWKNGKQSPYWDWFFIKKWPFKLGDGEAYVGWWGIGSLPKLNTTNPEVREYLIGAALYWLDFGFDGIRVDVPNEVLDPGTFFSELRERVKEKHPDAYLIGEIWTLSPEWVKGDRFDSLMNYALGRDILLNYARGYLSGEAAMKMMGRYYAAYGENVVAMGFNLVDSHDTSRVLTDLGGGSFGDEPTNESIQRLKLLSSILYSLPGTPVTFQGDERGLLGDKNHYDEHRYPIGWDQVNEDVLNHYRALAELRKRVPALRSSVIRFYTAKGGMMAFFRGHNDEVLVVANSWKKPSQLELPPGKWRIVWPENYTGITVSGPVEVPPVSVLLLERD
- a CDS encoding 50S ribosomal protein L37e, which produces MGAGTEPKGRRNHTPTHIRCRRCGRRAFNVQKGYCAACGFGRSRRMRKYSWSHKWRKKRNLAY